The Aerococcus christensenii genome segment ACTATAGTGACGATATCGCTCTGTTTGCTTTAGAATTCTTGTTGGACTATTATCCATCCGCCTTAAGGGAACGGTGTCATTTAACAGAAGAGGAAGCTTGTCCACCTTACCCTGACTTATTGATGACCCTCACCGAAAAGCTTGGGATGAAGGATGACTATGAACGAGCAAGTGATTGGTTGATTCGAGAATTAAGAGAAGGACGCATCGCTCCGGTCACTCTCGATCGTTTTGAAGATTACCTGATGGTTTATGAGAAAGAGGAGATTTAATATGAAAGAATCAGCAGCCACCATCCAAGCCTACCTCACTCAAGATTTGAAACTAATTAATTCAGATAAGGTCCTCCAATGGCGAAAGGATGAACGAAAAACTGTTCAAAAAGCTTTGAAAAGTTATGACAGAAGGTGTGCCAAGGCCCAAGAAGAAACCCACCATCTTCTCTCTCTTCGCAAATTAGAAAGCCAACTCCACCAAGAAGGCTATCGTTATATTGCAGGGGTAGATGAAGTCGGAAGAGGACCTTTAGCGGGGCCAGTGGTTACGGCTGCTGTTATCTTACCAGAAGATATGCCTTTGGTTGCTTTTGATGACTCTAAGCGGCTTTCCCATGCTAAGCGTCAGGAACTGGTTCAAGCCATTAAAACCTACGCGATTGCCTATGCTATCGATGTACAGGGGCCAGAGGTGATTGATGCCATTAATATTTTGGAAGCAACAAAAAAATCTATGAAGGCCAGTCTCCAAGCCTTACAGCCCGCTTGTGACTATGCCGTAATTGATGCGGTAGGATTGGAAGGACTAAGCGTCCCTAGTCAACATCCCATAAAAGGGGATGCGACGGTCTATTGTATTGCAGCCGCTTCTATCCTGGCTAAGGAATATCGGGATGACTTGATGAGAGCTTACGCCAAACAGTATCCTCAATACGGCTTCGATCATCATTTTGGTTATGGGACTAAGGAACATTTAGAAGCGCTTGCTGCTTACGGACCTTGTCCGATTCATCGCAAGACTTTTGCTCCTGTTAAAGCCTATCTTTAAAAAATTCCCTCTTTCTTGAAATGTATCCTAGAAAAATTTACCTTTTTGGCGGATACATTTTAAGAAGGGGGATTCAAAATGTTATCAGAAATTTCTAGTGTCTCAGATGACTTAGAACGCGCACGTCAATTATTAATTTATCTTACAGAATCCGGCTTAGTCGGTTACATGGACCGGGTAAGTCTTTTTAAAGAAGCCTTAGAAAAAGAAGACCTCTTCTCTCTTGTCCAAAGACAATTAGGGGAGAAGAGGTACTTCCCTCGTCTAATGGCTTTTTTTGAGGACTATTCCTTTTCACATTATCTTAAGGAATATCAAAAACGTCACATTCATCCGATTACCTATTTTGATTGGAATTATCCGCCACTTCTCCAAGAATCCTATCGGCCAGCTCTCGTCCTCTTCACGCAAGGCCAGTGGCAATGGCTCCATACACCTTGCCTATCTGTTGTAGGAAGTAGAAAAGCCAGTCAAGAGGCTAAGCAAGTGATCGACTACCTGATTACTCCCTGTCTTCAAGAATTAACCATCGTGTCAGGTCTTGCCTATGGGGTCGATGTTCAAGCGCATAGGACGGCTATTGAAGGGGGCGGCCAGACGATTGCTGTGATTGGAACGGGACTTGCTCATGTTTATCCTTCTTCCCATCAAGAGATTCAGCAGCTCATCGCTAAGAATTACCTCTTAGTCAGTATCCTGCCCCTTTATGCTGGTGTAAAGCCTTGGCATTTCCCTTACCGTAATGAAACGATTGCCGGGCTATCCTCAGCTACCTTAGTTATAGAAGCCAAGAAAAGAAGTGGCTCCTTAATTACTGCTAACTATGCGCTTCAAGCCAATCGAGAGGTAATGGCAGTTCCTGGGAGTGTGCTTGATGAATGCCATGAGGGGTGTAACCAATTGATCCAAGCAGGCGCCTTGCCCGTTCTTCAGGCGGAAGATATTTTGGAACAATACCATCTCTATTAAAAGTATTTTTGTGTTCAGGAGAAGTCCTATACTTGAAATTTGAAGAATAACCAGTGTTAAATGCTTTCATTAATAAAAAAGTCATTTGACAAGTAAAAAAAAATCTCCTATTATGATAAGCGTTTAATACCTATTTAAGAAAGGAACATCTCCTTGGCAAAAACAACAAATTCAAAAAACAAGAAAGATTTAGTGATCGTAGAATCTCCTACTAAGGCCAAGACTATTGAGAAATATCTCGGTAGAAAATATAAAGTAGTTGCCAGCAAGGGCCACCTTAGAGACCTCCCTAAGAGCAATATGGGGATAGATATTGAAGAGAACTATGCCCCTCACTACATCACTATCCGCGGCAAAGGACCGATTATTAAAGATTTAAAAAAAGAAGCTAAAAAAGCGAATAAAGTTTATCTCGCATCCGACCCAGATAGAGAAGGAGAAGCGATCGCTTGGCATTTAGCTTATATTTTAGACTTAGATCCGGAAAGTGCTATTCGTGTCACTTACAATGAAATTACAAAAGAAGCTGTTAAAGAAGCCATTAAAAATCCTCGTTCTATCGACAAAGACCTCGTCGATGCCCAACAAGCTCGTCGTATTCTAGATCGCTTAGTGGGTTACAATTTATCGCCTATTTTATGGGCAAAAGTAAAGAAGGGCTTATCCGCAGGTCGGGTACAATCCGTTGCTTTAAAGATGATTGTCGATAGAGAAATCGAAATTCGTCAATTTGTTCCAGAAGAATACTGGACGATTGATGGCAAATTCAAAAAAGGGAAAAACGTCTTTGAAGCTACAGCTGCCAAATTCAAAAATAAGAAATTAGATCTCAAGAACGAAGAAGCTGTCAAAGAAGTTTTAGCTAGCTTAAACTCGGACAACTTTGAAGTTCAAAACCTCCAAGAAAAGGAGCGCCGGCGTCATCCTCAAAAACCTTTTACAACTTCTTCCTTACAACAAGAAGCCTCTAAACGTTTACGTTTTAGGACACGTAAAACCATGATGATCGCTCAACAACTCTATGAAGGGCTTAAAGTAGGGGACAGCGGAAGTGTCGGCCTTATTACCTATATGCGTACAGACTCTACGCGGGTTTCAGAAGGGGCGCATCAAGAAGCCAATCAGTTAATCTTCAAAAAGTACGGGAAAAATTATATTGGTAAAGGGACCTCGACCAAGAGTGGGCAAGGGGACCAAGATGCTCATGAAGCGATTCGCCCAACTTCCGTTTTCAGGACTCCTGAGGAAGTGGAGCCTTATCTAAGTAAAGATCAATACAAACTTTATAGCTTAATTTGGGCGCGATTTGTAGCCAGTGAGATGTCTTCCGCTGTTTATGATACGGTAGCCTGTGACTTGGTTCAAGGCGATCTCTTCTTCAGAGCCAATGGGGCCAAGCTCAAATTTGCCGGTTATCTTCGGGTCTATCCAGAAGCAACAGAGAAAGAAAATCTTTTACCTGAACTTCAAAACGGAGACGTCGTGACAAGTCAAAGTATTGATTCCCATCAGCATTTTACCCAACCCCCTGCACGCTATACTGAAGCTTCCTTAATTAAGACCTTGGAAGAATTAAAGATCGGACGTCCATCGACCTATTCTCCTATTATTGAAACCTTGATTAAACGTTACTATGTCAAATTAGAAGCCCGTCG includes the following:
- a CDS encoding ribonuclease HII, giving the protein MKESAATIQAYLTQDLKLINSDKVLQWRKDERKTVQKALKSYDRRCAKAQEETHHLLSLRKLESQLHQEGYRYIAGVDEVGRGPLAGPVVTAAVILPEDMPLVAFDDSKRLSHAKRQELVQAIKTYAIAYAIDVQGPEVIDAINILEATKKSMKASLQALQPACDYAVIDAVGLEGLSVPSQHPIKGDATVYCIAAASILAKEYRDDLMRAYAKQYPQYGFDHHFGYGTKEHLEALAAYGPCPIHRKTFAPVKAYL
- the dprA gene encoding DNA-processing protein DprA, with translation MLSEISSVSDDLERARQLLIYLTESGLVGYMDRVSLFKEALEKEDLFSLVQRQLGEKRYFPRLMAFFEDYSFSHYLKEYQKRHIHPITYFDWNYPPLLQESYRPALVLFTQGQWQWLHTPCLSVVGSRKASQEAKQVIDYLITPCLQELTIVSGLAYGVDVQAHRTAIEGGGQTIAVIGTGLAHVYPSSHQEIQQLIAKNYLLVSILPLYAGVKPWHFPYRNETIAGLSSATLVIEAKKRSGSLITANYALQANREVMAVPGSVLDECHEGCNQLIQAGALPVLQAEDILEQYHLY
- the topA gene encoding type I DNA topoisomerase, whose amino-acid sequence is MAKTTNSKNKKDLVIVESPTKAKTIEKYLGRKYKVVASKGHLRDLPKSNMGIDIEENYAPHYITIRGKGPIIKDLKKEAKKANKVYLASDPDREGEAIAWHLAYILDLDPESAIRVTYNEITKEAVKEAIKNPRSIDKDLVDAQQARRILDRLVGYNLSPILWAKVKKGLSAGRVQSVALKMIVDREIEIRQFVPEEYWTIDGKFKKGKNVFEATAAKFKNKKLDLKNEEAVKEVLASLNSDNFEVQNLQEKERRRHPQKPFTTSSLQQEASKRLRFRTRKTMMIAQQLYEGLKVGDSGSVGLITYMRTDSTRVSEGAHQEANQLIFKKYGKNYIGKGTSTKSGQGDQDAHEAIRPTSVFRTPEEVEPYLSKDQYKLYSLIWARFVASEMSSAVYDTVACDLVQGDLFFRANGAKLKFAGYLRVYPEATEKENLLPELQNGDVVTSQSIDSHQHFTQPPARYTEASLIKTLEELKIGRPSTYSPIIETLIKRYYVKLEARRFEPTELGEIVNQLILEFFPDIVDTGFTAYLEKELDEIETGQKEWVKVIDAFYQPFLKEVQKAESEMEKIEIKNEPAGFDCEKCGYPMVIKLGRYGKFIACSNFPDCRNTQAIVKEIGVSCPNCKQGQVVERKSKKNRLFYGCSQYPDCEFVSWDKPVGRNCPKCQSFLVEKKKKGAKQVVCASIDCDYEEKIQKGND